A genomic stretch from Lathyrus oleraceus cultivar Zhongwan6 chromosome 2, CAAS_Psat_ZW6_1.0, whole genome shotgun sequence includes:
- the LOC127118880 gene encoding serine/threonine-protein kinase MPS1, whose translation MDGNPNSSELLRQFQAALKRPRPPGGASQPNIMRPKRSAAAEAKAMAMSNSQDSQSSLDQSGNHSLSFPDEMKCLRSSVPEASTGSNQDLKPKIFQQAESKKSLISDGGKVSILPRRTIITQDHLHKFKNFLSQPATQSSVVGPSCATTTSVHSSSAPMLNSLTGSSHSHPNSASNLVAKCCGNLNPRPITHGVIKSENTNLKETNRISTDQATTAVQACSSLTDAELTFKESNPPKELQGSVAKETSISNNVVSCNDHALTKGKDSAVTTNTQPEAPTVSSEVKLESSKLGKTEKDKAARKMTYNPVSFFKVSGKLYQRLGRIGTGGSSEVHKVISSECTIYALKKIKLKGRDYATAYGFCQEIEYLYRLKGKSNIIQLINYEVTDKALLEGVMKGSFNNKGGKVKDDGFIYMVLEHGEIDLAHMLSQKWKELDGCNQTIDENWLRFYWQQILQAVNTIHEERIVHSDLKPANFLLVKGSLKLIDFGIAKAIMSDTTNIQRDSQVGTLNYMSPEAFMCNESDANGNIIKCGRSSDIWSLGCILYQMVYGRTPFSDYKTFWAKVKVITDPKHQITYEPVSNPWLVDLMKKCLAWDRNERWRIPQLLQHPFLAPPVSCHPSLSQGHTFKWLQLITETGTHDQEALQLCCQLQQVLGDPFKLVTPDSLDSRDGQCKLLSRISELCFQLQERLANSDKNSDNK comes from the exons AAATGAAGTGCTTGCGAAGCAGCGTGCCTGAAGCATCAACCGGAAGCAATCAAGATTTGAAGCCCAAAATATTTCAGCAGGCAGAGTCTAAAAAGAGTTTGATATCCGATGGAGGAAAAGTTTCTATATTGCCAAGGAGAACAATAATTACTCAAGATCATTTGCATAAATTCAAAAACTTTTTAAGCCAACCAGCTACACAATCTTCTGTAGTTGGCCCCTCGTGTGCAACAACTACATCAGTCCATTCAAGTTCGGCTCCCATGCTGAATTCTTTAACCGGTTCTTCTCATTCCCATCCAAATAGTGCCTCAAATTTGGTTGCAAAATGTTGTGGGAACCTTAATCCTCGTCCAATAACTCATGGGGTTATTAAGTCGGAAAATACTAACCTAAAAGAAACCAATAGAATATCAACAGATCAAGCAACTACTGCAGTCCAAGCTTGTAGTTCACTTACTGATGCTGAATTGACATTTAAGGAGAGCAACCCACCTAAAGAGCTGCAAGGAAGCGTTGCAAAGGAAACTAGTATTTCGAATAATGTTGTTTCCTGTAATGACCATGCGTTAACTAAAGGAAAAGACTCTGCAGTTACTACCAACACACAGCCCGAGGCTCCAACTGTATCTTCAGAAGTGAAGTTGGAGTCTTCAAAGTTAGGTAAAACAGAGAAAGATAAAGCTGCTCGGAAAATGACCTATAACCCTGTTTCGTTTTTCAAAGTTAGTGGCAAGTTATATCAAAGGCTTGGAAGAATAGGTACAGGAGGAAGTAGCGAGGTACACAAAGTGATTTCATCAGAATGTACAATCTATGCGCTTAAAAAGATAAAACTAAAGGGTCGTGATTATGCCACTGCATATGGATTTTGTCAAGAGATTGAGTATCTATACAGACTGAAAGGAAAAAGTAATATTATACAGCTTATAAATTATGAG GTGACTGACAAGGCTTTGCTTGAGGGAGTCATGAAAGGCTCTTTCAACAATAAGGGTGGTAAAGTCAAGGATGATGGATTTATATACATGGTGCTTGAACACGGGGAAATTGATTTGGCACATATGTTGTCTCAGAAGTGGAAGGAACTGGATGGGTGCAACCAAACCATAGATGAAAACTGGCTTAGGTTTTATTGGCAG CAAATTCTTCAAGCTGTCAACACAATCCATGAGGAACGTATTGTGCATTCTGACTTGAAGCCTGCAAATTTCCTCCTTGTCAAAGGTTCCCTCAAATTGATCGATTTTGGAATAGCTAAAGCAATAATGAGTGATACAACAAACATCCAGCGGGATTCACAG GTTGGCACTCTAAACTATATGTCACCAGAAGCATTTATGTGCAACGAGAGTGATGCGAATGGCAACATCATAAAGTGTGGTCGGTCATCAGACATTTGGTCCTTAGGTTGCATCCTGTATCAAATGGTATATGGGAGAACACCTTTTTCAGATTACAAGACATTTTGGGCCAAAGTCAAAGTGATAACTGATCCAAAACATCAAATTACATATGAACCAGTTTCAAACCCATGGCTCGTGGATCTTATGAAGAAGTGTCTTGCATGGGATCGGAATGAAAGGTGGAGAATTCCTCAGTTACTCCAACACCCTTTTCTTGCTCCTCCAGTTTCATGTCATCCTTCTTTGTCCCAAGGTCATACCTTTAAATGGCTGCAACTTATTACGGAAACTGGTACGCATGATCAAGAAGCTTTGCAGCTTTGTTGTCAGCTCCAACAGGTGCTTGGCGACCCCTTTAAGTTGGTAACTCCTGACAGTTTAGATTCGCGAGACGGACAATGCAAGTTGTTGTCCCGTATATCAGAACTCTGTTTTCAGCTGCAAGAACGATTAGCGAATTCTGATAAAAATTCTGATAACAAGTAG